From Fundulus heteroclitus isolate FHET01 chromosome 5, MU-UCD_Fhet_4.1, whole genome shotgun sequence, a single genomic window includes:
- the nt5c2b gene encoding cytosolic purine 5'-nucleotidase isoform X1, protein MTTSWSDRLQNYADLPANMDGLAMKKYRREPYHRIFVNRSLAMEKIKCFGFDMDYTLAVYKSPEYESLGFELTVERLVSIGYPQELLSFVYDPSFPTRGLVFDTMYGNLLKVDAYGNILVCAHGFNFFRGPDIRERYPNKFIQRDDTERFYILNTLFNLPETYLFACLVDFFSNCDRYTSCETGFKNGDLFMSYKSMFQDIRDAVDWVHFKGTLKEKTVENLEKYVVKDGKLPLLLSRMNEVAKVFLATNSDYKYTDKIMTYLFDFPHGPKPGSSHRPWQSYFDLILVDARKPLFFGEGTVLRQVDTTTGRLKIGTYTGPLQHGIVYSGGSSDIVCDLLGAKGKDILYIGDHIFGDILKSKKRQGWRTFLVIPELAQELHVWTDKSSLFEELQGLDVFLAELYKHLDSSSNERPDISTIQRRVKKVTHDMDMCYGMMGSLFRSGSRQTLFASQVMRYADLYAASFINLLYYPFSYLFRAAHVQMPHESTVEHTHVDIDMESPLATRNRTHCSDCKDLDCKRHHLTRSCSEIKPPNLFPQTPQEITHCHDEDDDEEEE, encoded by the exons aaTATTCGTCAACAGAAGCTTGGCAATGGAGAAAATCAAGTGTTTTGGCTTCGACATGGATTACACTTTAGCAG TGTACAAGTCACCTGAGTACGAGTCGCTGGGCTTTGAACTGACGGTGGAGAGGCTGGTGTCCATCGGTTATCCCCAGGAGCTTCTCAGCTTCGTCTACGATCCATCATTCCCCACCAG GGGCCTTGTGTTTGATACCATGTATGGAAACCTATTGAAAGTCGACGCCTACGGTAACATCCTGGTTTGTGCCCACGGATTTAATTTCTTTCGAGG CCCTGATATTCGTGAACGATACCCGAACAAGTTTATCCAGAGGGATGACACGGAGCGTTTTTATATCCTCAACACCCTCTTCAACCTGCCAG aaacctaCCTTTTTGCTTGTCTTGTGGATTTCTTCTCCAACTGTGACAGATACACAAG CTGTGAAACCGGCTTCAAAAACGGCGACCTCTTCATGTCCTACAAGAGCATGTTCCAGGACATCCGGGACGCCGTGGACTGGGTTCACTTCAAG GGAACGCTGAAGGAGAAAACCGTAGAGAACCTGGAGAAGTACGTAGTGAAAGAC GGGAAGCTCCCGCTTCTCCTCAGCCGCATGAATGAAGTAGCCAAAGTTTTCTTGGCTACCAACAGCGACTACAAATACACCGAC AAAATTATGACGTACCTGTTTGACTTCCCCCACGGCCCCAAG CCCGGTAGCTCTCACCGGCCCTGGCAGTCTTACTTCGACCTGATCCTGGTGGACGCCAGAAAGCCGCTCTTCTTCGGGGAGGGAACCGTTCTCAGACAGGTCGACACG ACCACAGGGCGTCTAAAGATAGGAACCTACACAGGACCTCTGCAGCATGGCATAGTGTATTCAGGAG GTTCCTCAGACATCGTGTGCGACCTGCTGGGGGCCAAGGGGAAGGACATTTTGTACATCGGGGACCACATCTTTGGGGACATCCTCAAGTCTAAGAAGCGTCAGGGCTGGAGAACGTTCCTGGTGATCCCTGAGCTGGCCCAGGAGCTGCACGTGTGGACGGACAAAAGCT CGCTGTTCGAGGAACTTCAGGGTCTGGACGTTTTCCTGGCAGAGCTTTACAA ACATCTGGACAGCAGCAGCAACGAGAGGCCTGACATCAGCACGATCCAGAGAAGAGTCAAG AAAGTCACACACGACATGGACATGTGCTACGGCATGATGGGGAGCCTTTTCCGCAGCGGCTCCAGACAGACGCTCTTCGCCTCCCAGGTGATGCGTTACGCCGACCTGTACGCCGCCTCCTTCATCAACCTGCTGTATTACCCCTTCAGCTACCTGTTCAGAGCGGCGCACGTGCAG ATGCCCCACGAGTCGACGGTGGAGCACACGCATGTGGACATCGACATGGAGTCCCCTCTGGCCACGCGTAACCGCACCCACTGCAGCGACTGCAAGGACCTGGACTGCAAACGCCACCACCTGACCCGCTCCTGCAGCGAGATCAAGCCTCCCAACCTGTTCCCCCAGACTCCCCAGGAGATCACTCACTGCCACGACGAAGACGACGACGAGGAGGAAGAGTAA
- the nt5c2b gene encoding cytosolic purine 5'-nucleotidase isoform X2: MYRQSCLGLNSKWELVHYGSAARIFVNRSLAMEKIKCFGFDMDYTLAVYKSPEYESLGFELTVERLVSIGYPQELLSFVYDPSFPTRGLVFDTMYGNLLKVDAYGNILVCAHGFNFFRGPDIRERYPNKFIQRDDTERFYILNTLFNLPETYLFACLVDFFSNCDRYTSCETGFKNGDLFMSYKSMFQDIRDAVDWVHFKGTLKEKTVENLEKYVVKDGKLPLLLSRMNEVAKVFLATNSDYKYTDKIMTYLFDFPHGPKPGSSHRPWQSYFDLILVDARKPLFFGEGTVLRQVDTTTGRLKIGTYTGPLQHGIVYSGGSSDIVCDLLGAKGKDILYIGDHIFGDILKSKKRQGWRTFLVIPELAQELHVWTDKSSLFEELQGLDVFLAELYKHLDSSSNERPDISTIQRRVKKVTHDMDMCYGMMGSLFRSGSRQTLFASQVMRYADLYAASFINLLYYPFSYLFRAAHVQMPHESTVEHTHVDIDMESPLATRNRTHCSDCKDLDCKRHHLTRSCSEIKPPNLFPQTPQEITHCHDEDDDEEEE; the protein is encoded by the exons ATGTACCGCCAGTCGTGTCTTGGACTAAACTCTAAATGGGAGCTTGTTCACTATGGATCTGCTGCCAG aaTATTCGTCAACAGAAGCTTGGCAATGGAGAAAATCAAGTGTTTTGGCTTCGACATGGATTACACTTTAGCAG TGTACAAGTCACCTGAGTACGAGTCGCTGGGCTTTGAACTGACGGTGGAGAGGCTGGTGTCCATCGGTTATCCCCAGGAGCTTCTCAGCTTCGTCTACGATCCATCATTCCCCACCAG GGGCCTTGTGTTTGATACCATGTATGGAAACCTATTGAAAGTCGACGCCTACGGTAACATCCTGGTTTGTGCCCACGGATTTAATTTCTTTCGAGG CCCTGATATTCGTGAACGATACCCGAACAAGTTTATCCAGAGGGATGACACGGAGCGTTTTTATATCCTCAACACCCTCTTCAACCTGCCAG aaacctaCCTTTTTGCTTGTCTTGTGGATTTCTTCTCCAACTGTGACAGATACACAAG CTGTGAAACCGGCTTCAAAAACGGCGACCTCTTCATGTCCTACAAGAGCATGTTCCAGGACATCCGGGACGCCGTGGACTGGGTTCACTTCAAG GGAACGCTGAAGGAGAAAACCGTAGAGAACCTGGAGAAGTACGTAGTGAAAGAC GGGAAGCTCCCGCTTCTCCTCAGCCGCATGAATGAAGTAGCCAAAGTTTTCTTGGCTACCAACAGCGACTACAAATACACCGAC AAAATTATGACGTACCTGTTTGACTTCCCCCACGGCCCCAAG CCCGGTAGCTCTCACCGGCCCTGGCAGTCTTACTTCGACCTGATCCTGGTGGACGCCAGAAAGCCGCTCTTCTTCGGGGAGGGAACCGTTCTCAGACAGGTCGACACG ACCACAGGGCGTCTAAAGATAGGAACCTACACAGGACCTCTGCAGCATGGCATAGTGTATTCAGGAG GTTCCTCAGACATCGTGTGCGACCTGCTGGGGGCCAAGGGGAAGGACATTTTGTACATCGGGGACCACATCTTTGGGGACATCCTCAAGTCTAAGAAGCGTCAGGGCTGGAGAACGTTCCTGGTGATCCCTGAGCTGGCCCAGGAGCTGCACGTGTGGACGGACAAAAGCT CGCTGTTCGAGGAACTTCAGGGTCTGGACGTTTTCCTGGCAGAGCTTTACAA ACATCTGGACAGCAGCAGCAACGAGAGGCCTGACATCAGCACGATCCAGAGAAGAGTCAAG AAAGTCACACACGACATGGACATGTGCTACGGCATGATGGGGAGCCTTTTCCGCAGCGGCTCCAGACAGACGCTCTTCGCCTCCCAGGTGATGCGTTACGCCGACCTGTACGCCGCCTCCTTCATCAACCTGCTGTATTACCCCTTCAGCTACCTGTTCAGAGCGGCGCACGTGCAG ATGCCCCACGAGTCGACGGTGGAGCACACGCATGTGGACATCGACATGGAGTCCCCTCTGGCCACGCGTAACCGCACCCACTGCAGCGACTGCAAGGACCTGGACTGCAAACGCCACCACCTGACCCGCTCCTGCAGCGAGATCAAGCCTCCCAACCTGTTCCCCCAGACTCCCCAGGAGATCACTCACTGCCACGACGAAGACGACGACGAGGAGGAAGAGTAA
- the nt5c2b gene encoding cytosolic purine 5'-nucleotidase isoform X3 — translation MTRSVFISSTPSSTCQKPTFLLVLWISSPTVTDTQGGECFPVWLGTLQQGKAIPFKSKQKETNVMFFLKRPSVKIWPVRRLCACFSLLPFPSCETGFKNGDLFMSYKSMFQDIRDAVDWVHFKGTLKEKTVENLEKYVVKDGKLPLLLSRMNEVAKVFLATNSDYKYTDKIMTYLFDFPHGPKPGSSHRPWQSYFDLILVDARKPLFFGEGTVLRQVDTTTGRLKIGTYTGPLQHGIVYSGGSSDIVCDLLGAKGKDILYIGDHIFGDILKSKKRQGWRTFLVIPELAQELHVWTDKSSLFEELQGLDVFLAELYKHLDSSSNERPDISTIQRRVKKVTHDMDMCYGMMGSLFRSGSRQTLFASQVMRYADLYAASFINLLYYPFSYLFRAAHVQMPHESTVEHTHVDIDMESPLATRNRTHCSDCKDLDCKRHHLTRSCSEIKPPNLFPQTPQEITHCHDEDDDEEEE, via the exons ATGACACGGAGCGTTTTTATATCCTCAACACCCTCTTCAACCTGCCAG aaacctaCCTTTTTGCTTGTCTTGTGGATTTCTTCTCCAACTGTGACAGATACACAAG GGGGAGAATGCTTTCCTGTTTGGCTGGGGACCCTCCAACAAGGGAAGGCTATCccatttaaaagcaaacaaaaagaaacaaatgtcatgttttttttaaaaagacccTCCGTAAAGATATGGCCTGTCCGACGGCTGTGCGCGTGTTTCTCTCTCCTCCCCTTTCCCAGCTGTGAAACCGGCTTCAAAAACGGCGACCTCTTCATGTCCTACAAGAGCATGTTCCAGGACATCCGGGACGCCGTGGACTGGGTTCACTTCAAG GGAACGCTGAAGGAGAAAACCGTAGAGAACCTGGAGAAGTACGTAGTGAAAGAC GGGAAGCTCCCGCTTCTCCTCAGCCGCATGAATGAAGTAGCCAAAGTTTTCTTGGCTACCAACAGCGACTACAAATACACCGAC AAAATTATGACGTACCTGTTTGACTTCCCCCACGGCCCCAAG CCCGGTAGCTCTCACCGGCCCTGGCAGTCTTACTTCGACCTGATCCTGGTGGACGCCAGAAAGCCGCTCTTCTTCGGGGAGGGAACCGTTCTCAGACAGGTCGACACG ACCACAGGGCGTCTAAAGATAGGAACCTACACAGGACCTCTGCAGCATGGCATAGTGTATTCAGGAG GTTCCTCAGACATCGTGTGCGACCTGCTGGGGGCCAAGGGGAAGGACATTTTGTACATCGGGGACCACATCTTTGGGGACATCCTCAAGTCTAAGAAGCGTCAGGGCTGGAGAACGTTCCTGGTGATCCCTGAGCTGGCCCAGGAGCTGCACGTGTGGACGGACAAAAGCT CGCTGTTCGAGGAACTTCAGGGTCTGGACGTTTTCCTGGCAGAGCTTTACAA ACATCTGGACAGCAGCAGCAACGAGAGGCCTGACATCAGCACGATCCAGAGAAGAGTCAAG AAAGTCACACACGACATGGACATGTGCTACGGCATGATGGGGAGCCTTTTCCGCAGCGGCTCCAGACAGACGCTCTTCGCCTCCCAGGTGATGCGTTACGCCGACCTGTACGCCGCCTCCTTCATCAACCTGCTGTATTACCCCTTCAGCTACCTGTTCAGAGCGGCGCACGTGCAG ATGCCCCACGAGTCGACGGTGGAGCACACGCATGTGGACATCGACATGGAGTCCCCTCTGGCCACGCGTAACCGCACCCACTGCAGCGACTGCAAGGACCTGGACTGCAAACGCCACCACCTGACCCGCTCCTGCAGCGAGATCAAGCCTCCCAACCTGTTCCCCCAGACTCCCCAGGAGATCACTCACTGCCACGACGAAGACGACGACGAGGAGGAAGAGTAA